One part of the Mytilus trossulus isolate FHL-02 chromosome 11, PNRI_Mtr1.1.1.hap1, whole genome shotgun sequence genome encodes these proteins:
- the LOC134690290 gene encoding histone H1-delta-like: MADATAAPAVAPAKSPKKKAAAKPKKPSAHPKYSEMIGKAIAALKERGGSSRQAILKYIMANFNVGKDAKSVNAHLKLALRAGVKNNSLKQSKGTGASGSFRIGEAKVVKKKPAKAKKAAKPKAAKPKKAKTTPKKKKPAAKKPAGEKKAAKPKHAR, from the coding sequence ATGGCAGACGCAACAGCAGCACCAGCAGTAGCACCAGCTAAATCACCAAAGAAAAAGGcagcagccaagccaaagaagccTTCCGCACATCCTAAATACAGCGAGATGATTGGAAAAGCCATCGCCGCTTTGAAAGAACGTGGAGGTTCCTCAAGGCAAGCAATTCTGAAGTACATCATGGCCAACTTCAACGTCGGAAAAGATGCCAAGTCAGTAAATGCTCATTTAAAACTTGCACTCAGAGCCGGAGTTAAGAACAACAGTTTGAAGCAGTCCAAGGGAACTGGAGCATCCGGCTCTTTCAGAATTGGAGAGGCTAAAGTGGTTAAAAAGAAGCCAGCAAAGGCAAAAAAAGCAGCCAAACCTAAGGCCGCCAAGCCTAAGAAGGCAAAGACCACACCCAAGAAAAAGAAGCCAGCAGCAAAGAAACCAGCTGGAGAGAAAAAGGCGGCcaaaccaaaa